Part of the Bacillus cabrialesii genome is shown below.
TTCATGAGCACTATCAGCTCATGCACTTATAACGGATAACGGGTGTTTCCCGAATTTCTCTACTATTTTTCAAGAAATTATGCTCCCGGGCGACCTTCCAATCAGACAACATAAGAAGCCTTTCAGCAAACGGCTTCTCTCTCTGCATGCGCCTTTTTTGTACTCTTCCCGTTCTAAGCAGGTGTATTTATCAGCTCATTATAGACTTTATTTATGTTCTTTATTATAGTAAAAGTGTTTTTGATTCGTCAATCATCTTTTCCAAAAACACCGCTTTCTATACAGATGGGCAGGCACCTATCGCACAAGTTTACATATGATGCTTGTAAATGCGCAGAGGAGGATGCACCGTGAAGAAACGTTTCAGCTCTTATTCGCTGCCGCCTTGGGTCAGGCAAATTCGGCTTGTATCCGCACAAGTCATTATTCCCATTACGATTTTTCAAGGAATCAGAACCATTTTCTTTCCTACAACCTTTGATGTTTTGCTGCTCGCCATCCTAATCTTTTTAGCTTGCGCCCTTCATTTAGATTGGATATAAACAAACAAGTCCGCGCCCTTAAGACGTGGACTCGTTTTCAGCCTGGAATTTTTTCTCTTGCTCAACCTGATGAATTTTCATCACAAACGGCTCTATATTTTTCATTTGCCAGTAAGCCTTTAACAGCTGCGTACATTCATCTTTTTCATGCTGTCTTTTCCCGGTTTGATAACGGTTCAGCACCTTGTACATGGCTGCCGGATATGCCATATAGCTGAGAAAAAGACTGACTTCCGCTTCACGCAAAGGGAATGATTTCGTGTACGCATAAAACCATTCAACGCATTCCGGACAAGCTTTCGGAAAGCCTCTGAACATTTTTGTATAAAAGCCGAGCAAGTCGTTCTGCGGCGGGCCGACAGACGCTCTTTCGAAGTTTGTGAAATACCCGGTTCCGGCATCATTATACAGAAAATGATGTATGGACAGGCTGCCGTGGTTCATCACAACCCTTGAGACGCCCTCCTCTTTTGCCGAAGCATACCAGTCATCCAGCCGCTCCAGCGCAAAGTTCACCGCCGAAAAAGTTTCTGAAAAATAGGTTACAGCCTGTAGTTCAAATGGGGAGAGGTACCATTCCTTCTCCGCTCTATCCACAAACTGTTCATAGAACATTTTATCATGTTCCCACTTTTTTTTCGTTTGTCCGTAATAACGTTCAATTTCCTCACGGCTGACTTTCATATCCTGCGCGGTTCTCTCGTGAAGACGGGCTGTTTCTCTAAATAAATAAGCATGTTTCTGATCCCGTTCTTCCTCCTGGTCAAATTGGAGCCAAGGCATTAAATAATAGGAATCTCCGGATTGTATGCCTGCTGAGAAGAACTCGCCGCTATTTGTTCTGTAAACGGGAACAAATGAACGAAAACCTTTTTCCTCAATCGCCACCATATGATCAGTAAACTGTTTGCCGCGAAGCGATTTCAATTTTTTCAGGGCAAATACGCCGTAGTCTGTATACACTTTCCACACAAGAGGACTGACAGGCTCAATAAATTGAGCAGTCAGTCCGTATTCCTGAAGAACCGATTGGGTATCTTCCATTCCATTCACCACATTTTCCGATCGCTTACAGCTTACGCATGGCTATTGTTATATTGGGGAATATAGAGGATCTGGCCTGCTTTTAACTCATCATCCAAGGCTAAAGCATTCATTCTGATCAGCTGCTGGGATGTGATTTCATACCGTTCGCATAAACGTTCGATCGTATCTTCCTGCTGAACAATGCATATTTTCATTCTCGAAAACTCATCCTCTTCTCTCGTAAAGAGTTTTGTTAAATAAAGAGAATTATCACTTTCCTTTGATTGAGGTTCCTTTGCTTCAGCAGCAGGAGCAACCTTAGGAACAGCATCCGCTTCCTTCCTTTCAGTCTCAGAGGTATCAGGCAACTGGAAGGATTGAAGAGGTGTTTCTTCCTCGGACTCTTCAGCCGGTGCTATTTTTCTCACTTCAATTTCAAAGCTTTCTTCCTCTTGTTCTTCCTCTTCCAGCAGCTTAGGCGCTGAATAAAAAGAATCCTCCTCTTCTTGTTCAGGCAGGAAGGCGCGGTATGCCGGTACAGGCTCTTCTTGAGATGCCTCCTCCGAGCTTGCTTTTTGGCTGAAATGAAAATGGAAAGTTGCTTCTTCATTCTCCGAATATGCAGCAGACCCTGTTTTTTTCTCTCTGCCTTCTTTTATGGAGAGAACGGTCTCAGAAACGGTCTCCGGAGCTTCTTCTGCTTCTTGACGGAGTGCAGACTCAGCGGGTTCCAATTGAGCCGCTTCTACCTCTTCTTGACGGAGCGCGGACTCTGCGTATTCCGGCTGCTCTGCTTCTTTCTCTTCTTGACGAAGTGCAGGCTCTGCGTGTTCCAATTGAGCCGCCTCTACCTCTTCTTGATGATGCGCGAACTCTGCGTATTCCGGCTGCTCTGCTTCTTCCTCTTCTTGACGGAGTGCAGGCTCTGCGTGTTCCAATTGACCCTCTTGGCGCGACGCATGTTCAAGAATAGGAGCGGCCGCTTTTTCTGCTTCTTTCTCAGAACTCACAGTCTCTCCATGTAGCTCATCTTCCAAAGCAGGCGATTCTTCTGCTCGAGAATCTTCACAAAGCTCTGGCTCCGCTGGGGAGTCCGCTTCTTCACGAACATCTGCTATTGCGGCTTCCGGCTCTGGCGTTTCTTTTTCTTTCTTCCCAATCTCTTGAATCTCTATTTCTGAAGCTTCTGGCTCTGTTTCTTTCGTTTCCGATTCCTCACGATATACTTCCTGCGCCACAAGCTCTGGCGGCTCGGCATCTTCTCGCGCCTCTAGTTCTGAAGCAACGAATTCCGGCGGCTCAGATTCTGCTTTTTCTGTTTCCAGCTCTTCACGGAGGCCCGCTTTCGAAACAAAAAGTTCTGGCGGTTCAGCCGGCGGTTCATCCTTCAGAACTTCCGCTGCCGGAGGTGCATCCGTTTCTACTGCACTTTGTATCGGCGGCTCTGGAGGTTCATCCTCTCTGAATGCCGCAGGAGCCTCATATAGAGGGATCTCCGGCTCTTTAACTGCCGTATCGTCTAAAAGCCCTTCGATCGCTAAATCAGCCTGAATCGTTAAAATCCTCGAATCGGTTAATTGATAGTCAAAAGCGTCAATAAAGACGAAGACATCCTGTAAATGGCTCACCTTATTTTTCGGAATGGTAATATCCACAGGAAAACAGTGAGTCAGTTCCGCGCTTCCATCCTCTCTCTTTCTGACTTCTTCAACAAACCGCTTATCGGAATAAAACTCTTCAGTATGTTTGTTTTGATCTATGTTGTACTCACCTGTAAGTTCAAGCGATCCTCTGATTGATACATAATCATTTACTTCCTGAACCCTAATATCAGGATCTAATGAAATAGAAAGCAGTTCAGAAACTTCCTGTCCTTTTTGGAAACAGATCGATTCTTCTACAGAAAATTGCAATCGATGATTTTGCGGCAAGTTCATATCCTCCTTTCATCTAATCCTTAAAATTAGATGTCACTAAAGGTGTATGTATGAACTGGGGAAAATATGAGTGGGAGAGCACAGAAAAAACCGGTACAAGGATGTCCTTGATACCGGTTTTTCACTCTTATCCGCGGCTGATCTCAGCGAATACTTTCTCAGCTGCCTGGATTGTTTTTTCAATATCTTCATCAGTATGAGCCGTCGAAAGGAAAAGGCCTTCGAATTGTGACGGCGGAAGGAATACACCTTCATTCGCCATCCCTTTATAGTAGTTAGCAAACAGCTTCAAATCGGATGATTTGGCTGTTTCATAATTGATGACAGGTTCGTTTGTAAAGAAGAAACCGATCATTGAACCTGCGCGGTTAAAGGTATGCGGAATGCCGTGAGCCTCGGCCGCTTTTGAAATGCCTTCTTCCAGTCTGTCGCCTTTTTTGATGAAATTCTTGTAGGATTCAGGTGTCAGCTGCTTCAATGTTTCTAAGCCAGCTGTCATCGCAAGCGGGTTGCCTGACAATGTGCCTGCCTGATAGATCGGACCGCTCGGAGCGATCTGCTCCATGATTTCAGCCTTGCCGCCATAAGCGCCCACAGGAAGTCCGCCCCCGATCACTTTTCCTAAACAAGTGAGATCAGGCGTTACGCCAAAATAGCCTTGAGCACAGTTATAATCGACCCGGAAGCCTGTCATTACTTCATCAAAAATAAGCAGTGAACCGTATTGCTCAGTGATATCACGCAGACCTTGCAGGAAGCCTTCTTGCGGCGGAACAACTCCCATATTTCCGGCAACCGGCTCTACAATCACACCCGCAATGTCTTCACCAAATTGCTGAAAAGCAAGCTTTACACTTTCTAAATCATTATACGGAACGGTAATGGTGTTTTTCGCAATGCCTTCAGGCACACCCGGGCTGTCAGGCAGACCGAGAGTGGCCACTCCTGAACCTGCTTTAATCAAAAGGGAATCTCCGTGTCCGTGGTAGCAGCCCTCAAATTTTAAAATCTTGTTGCGGCCCGTGTAACCTCTTGCCAAACGGAGGGCACTCATTGTAGCCTCTGTTCCGGAGCTGACCATTCGCACAATTTCTACAGATGGCACACGATCAATAACGAGCTTTGCCAGTTCATTTTCCACTTCAGTCGGAGCACCGAAGCTTGTCCCGTATTCAGCCACTTTTTTGAGGCTCTCTACGACGCGGTCATTTGTATGCCCTAAAATTAAAGGCCCCCATGACAAGACGTAGTCAATATATTCATTTCCGTCAATATCAAAGATTTTTGAGCCTTTTCCGCGCTCCATAAAAATCGGGTCCATGTCTACTGATTTAAAGGCGCGAACGGGACTGTTCACACCGCCCGGCATGAGTTTTTGCGCTTCTTTAAAAGCCGCTTTTGATTTTTGATAGCTTCTCATCTGCCTCAACTCCTGTCAACTGAATAAAATTACTCCGCAAGCCATTTCGCTGCGTCTTTGGCATGATACGTAATAATCAGGTCGGCACCTGCGCGCTTCATGCTTGTCAAAATCTCTAACACGATTTCTTTTTCTTTAATCCAGCCGTTCTGCGCTGCAGCCTTCACCATTGAATACTCTCCGCTTACATTATAAGCGACGAGCGGCAAAGTAAACTCATTTTTTACGTCACGCATGATATCCATATATGAAAGTGAAGGTTTGACAATCAAAAAGTCCGCGCCTTCCTCGACATCTGATTGTGCTTCACGGAGTGCTTCCATACGGTTGGCAGGGTCCATCTGATATGTTTTGCGGTCTCCGAATTGCGGCGTGCTGTTTGCTGCATCACGGAAAGGACCGTAAAACTCACTTGAATATTTCACAGCGTAAGACATGATCGGGATATTGATAAACCCTTCTTTATCAAGGGCTTCTCTGATGGCCGTAACGAATCCGTCCATCATGTTAGAAGGCGCAATGATATCCGCACCTGCCTTCGCTTGGCTGACAGCTGTTTGCGCCAAAAGCTCCAGCGATTCATCATTGAGAATGATCCCGTCTTTGACTAGTCCGCAATGGCCGTGGTCTGTATATTCGCATAAGCACGTATCAGCGACAACAACCATCTCAGGGAAGTGTTTTTTAATTTCCGTGATGGCTTTTTGAACGATGCCGTGATCATGGTACGCTTGGGTTCCGCAATCATCTTTTTCTTCCGGGATTCCGAACACGATGACTGATTGAATGCCCAGTTTGACCAGCTCTTCCACTTCATCCTTCAATAGATCTAACGATACATGGTAAACATCAGGCATTGACGGAACAGCTTTTTTTCCTTCAAGCCCTTCAACGACAAAAA
Proteins encoded:
- the hemL gene encoding glutamate-1-semialdehyde 2,1-aminomutase translates to MRSYQKSKAAFKEAQKLMPGGVNSPVRAFKSVDMDPIFMERGKGSKIFDIDGNEYIDYVLSWGPLILGHTNDRVVESLKKVAEYGTSFGAPTEVENELAKLVIDRVPSVEIVRMVSSGTEATMSALRLARGYTGRNKILKFEGCYHGHGDSLLIKAGSGVATLGLPDSPGVPEGIAKNTITVPYNDLESVKLAFQQFGEDIAGVIVEPVAGNMGVVPPQEGFLQGLRDITEQYGSLLIFDEVMTGFRVDYNCAQGYFGVTPDLTCLGKVIGGGLPVGAYGGKAEIMEQIAPSGPIYQAGTLSGNPLAMTAGLETLKQLTPESYKNFIKKGDRLEEGISKAAEAHGIPHTFNRAGSMIGFFFTNEPVINYETAKSSDLKLFANYYKGMANEGVFLPPSQFEGLFLSTAHTDEDIEKTIQAAEKVFAEISRG
- the hemB gene encoding porphobilinogen synthase, which translates into the protein MSQSFNRHRRLRSSKAMREMVKETRLHPSDFIYPIFVVEGLEGKKAVPSMPDVYHVSLDLLKDEVEELVKLGIQSVIVFGIPEEKDDCGTQAYHDHGIVQKAITEIKKHFPEMVVVADTCLCEYTDHGHCGLVKDGIILNDESLELLAQTAVSQAKAGADIIAPSNMMDGFVTAIREALDKEGFINIPIMSYAVKYSSEFYGPFRDAANSTPQFGDRKTYQMDPANRMEALREAQSDVEEGADFLIVKPSLSYMDIMRDVKNEFTLPLVAYNVSGEYSMVKAAAQNGWIKEKEIVLEILTSMKRAGADLIITYHAKDAAKWLAE
- the cotN gene encoding spore coat protein CotN codes for the protein MEDTQSVLQEYGLTAQFIEPVSPLVWKVYTDYGVFALKKLKSLRGKQFTDHMVAIEEKGFRSFVPVYRTNSGEFFSAGIQSGDSYYLMPWLQFDQEEERDQKHAYLFRETARLHERTAQDMKVSREEIERYYGQTKKKWEHDKMFYEQFVDRAEKEWYLSPFELQAVTYFSETFSAVNFALERLDDWYASAKEEGVSRVVMNHGSLSIHHFLYNDAGTGYFTNFERASVGPPQNDLLGFYTKMFRGFPKACPECVEWFYAYTKSFPLREAEVSLFLSYMAYPAAMYKVLNRYQTGKRQHEKDECTQLLKAYWQMKNIEPFVMKIHQVEQEKKFQAENESTS
- a CDS encoding LysM peptidoglycan-binding domain-containing protein encodes the protein MPQNHRLQFSVEESICFQKGQEVSELLSISLDPDIRVQEVNDYVSIRGSLELTGEYNIDQNKHTEEFYSDKRFVEEVRKREDGSAELTHCFPVDITIPKNKVSHLQDVFVFIDAFDYQLTDSRILTIQADLAIEGLLDDTAVKEPEIPLYEAPAAFREDEPPEPPIQSAVETDAPPAAEVLKDEPPAEPPELFVSKAGLREELETEKAESEPPEFVASELEAREDAEPPELVAQEVYREESETKETEPEASEIEIQEIGKKEKETPEPEAAIADVREEADSPAEPELCEDSRAEESPALEDELHGETVSSEKEAEKAAAPILEHASRQEGQLEHAEPALRQEEEEAEQPEYAEFAHHQEEVEAAQLEHAEPALRQEEKEAEQPEYAESALRQEEVEAAQLEPAESALRQEAEEAPETVSETVLSIKEGREKKTGSAAYSENEEATFHFHFSQKASSEEASQEEPVPAYRAFLPEQEEEDSFYSAPKLLEEEEQEEESFEIEVRKIAPAEESEEETPLQSFQLPDTSETERKEADAVPKVAPAAEAKEPQSKESDNSLYLTKLFTREEDEFSRMKICIVQQEDTIERLCERYEITSQQLIRMNALALDDELKAGQILYIPQYNNSHA